The window TGTCCAGGCTTCACAGTTCATACCCACACAAAAACAATCACTTTGTTAAAACCGGTGCTTAGACCAATTAATTCGAGGTTTATTTGGCAATAAAGAAAGGAGGGTTCACTTTGTAATCAAGAATGGCTAAGCGGAGCTGTCAAGTACTCTAAAAAACTTGAAGTTTATGCAAAGGGTAGCTCAGAAAGAggataaaactaagaaagaagaggaagaaaaagaacTTGTACCTGATGGAAATTTCCCTTCCCGTAGTGGCTCCCAAAAATGTGTTATCATTATGGAAGGGGATCCCCAACCTGGAGCGATCAGAGGTCGGATGTCATTTCTAAATTTTAATCCTTCTATAGATAAACTGAATGATGAAGCATCAAATTCACTTCAACCTGAGGCCCCATCTACCAGTTCAGGCATAGAAAGAGAAACAAATACAGATCGAGGAGATGGCTCTCCCCAAGTTGGGCTTGAGAACGAAGAACTAGAAAATTCGAGCTGCGGTTCCAATGCGGATCTCAAATAGAAAACGGTAGATGCGTATGAGCCATAGTATCCAAATAAATCACAGAAAAATATTCAAGGTGATGAATGGTCATCTCCTCACAATAATCACACTCCTCATAGGCAGCCTAAGCGGGAGAAGCTGGATTGGAATGTTCTAATGCCTCCGAAATCACGAAGCAAAGGAAAGTAAGATTTATGAATAGATTCCTATGGAGTCcagatgaaattttttttactaaatttCACTTGCATCCATTATAGGATTGGTAGTTGTAACCTGAATTTTTAAGCATATAGTCAGAGGCTGATTTAATTTTAGCCGTGGTAGTTTTTTTAAATTTGCTTGAGAAGttgtgattttcctttttttaattttatggaaCTACAGAAACctttttgcctttcttttcaTCATGGTATCATCTTATtctgcaaaacaaaaaaaaaagcttgaagtttcttattttttatgtttcttttcttgttccCATAGTTACTGTTACTTTTTATGCCTTTTCCCTTGCTTTTGTTTTGCTAGATATatgcctttttattttgttttcatcgGCATGAACATTTATGGTGTGTCTTCCGTGAAATTTTACTGAATGAAAAGTCTAATTGTTGAAATTTATTTTGTGGTAACCCTGATATTAGGATAAAAATGGTAGAAAAGTGGggtagaaaatgggaaaaatgtTGAATAGTGagggagaaaaaaaggaagagaaaaaaccATTTTAGAGGGTGGAATGAGTCTAAATTGAAAGGATGCCTTGGTATTTAGCACTTGGATTCGTTTTTGGGACTCCTAGGAGAATAGAGAGTGCAGGTtcaacaatttttctttttcagctgaAAAGTTAGCAGCTTACTGTTTCTTTTTGGCTGAATACTTATAGTTGCAATCCGGTATATTTTCCACCTTCAGAGGAGTGTGTTAGATGGAGTGAAAAACCTGTCAATTGGTTTAATGACATTATTGTGTTGTGTGCTATACAGGAGATGTCTAAGGTGGAAGCAGTATTAAAGAAATTGTCGAAGTTGTTTATATGCTCCGAGGCACAAAAACTAACTAGCGATGATGCTAGGATGCTGAAAAAGTTGTCTAAACTGGAAGTCATCTACGAAAAAGGGTCCTTGAGAAGGGGAGAGATGGTTATCCATGTGAACACTAAGGACTACAAACGGTTGAAGGAGGAGATAAGAAGGGAGAGAGAAGTGATTTCCTCGATTCTATCAAAGGTCAAACAACACATTGATTACCCAACTCTATTGGAGTGGACTGCAAAGTTAAGTATTGTGACTAATGCACGTGCATGTGTACCATCAGTGAGGGAGTCAGATTTTGTTGTCATACCCTCAAGGAAGGATTGAAGAAAGGAATAACACATGTATTTGATAAGTTCATGTTTCCcaaattaaatgaaattgaGGAGAAACGAGCTGTTGCAAAGCATTTGGATGGTTTTAAGGTGTTGTTGTTGGATATGAAAACCATGGTTGACAATGATTTGGTTGGGAAGAATACTCAAGATGAGGGAAAGAATGTGGCAGTGGACAAAGGCAAAGGTGGAAAAGATGATGATGAGAAGAATGTGACAAAGGGCAACAGCAAGGGGGAAAAGGATGATAGAACTCCTGGTAATGGCACTAATGGGGACAATGGAGTGGGCAATGGGGATAATGGTGGTAAGAAAAGGGCGTTAATCCATCAATCATCTTTTGGTAAGAGTGTGGTGTTGATTCTCTGCGCTACAGTCTTAcgttatttaattttatcacttattttggTATCAACTTGTTTAACTTTCCTCTTTTCATCTTGCCGTCAACTTTTCAACGGTCTTCAATGAGTTCTTCATACTTGCAGTAAACCCCACAACCAGTAGAACAAATTTAGCGACATTGCCCAAAGCCAATACTCTCGTCGTTTTATCCACCAGATGATCACTCTTGGATTTTTTTCTTCATGGTTAAAGTGGTTCATCAGTTATCGGTTCAAAACATTCTCCCCAGCAACCTAGGAccaaaagagaagagaagaaaactAATCATAAGATCAGAATAACAGGCATAAACAATTGCAATTGCAAACAAGTTATAACTTTTTCGTTTTACTCCCATAATCCATCAATCAGAGTTTAGTGCTAATTCTCTGTGTTATAGTCTCATATTCTTCAACTTTATCATTGATTTTATCATAAcctttttcacttttctcttatTATCCTGTCGTCAACTTTTCAATAGTCTTGAATGAATTCTTCATAATTGCAGCAAATCCTACAACCTGTAGAACAAATTCAGCAGCAGCACCCAAAAATAAAACTCTTGCCACTTTATCCACTAGAAGATCAATCTTGGATTTTTTTCTCATGGAATTAAAATGCTTCAACAGTTGTTAGTTCAAAACATCCTCTCTCACAAAAAAAGTACCAAAAGAGAAGGAACAAAACTATAATAAGATCAAAATAATATGCATAAGAATTTGCGAATCGAAACATGTTATAGCTATAAGCAAAGGAACATGTTACAGTTGATccatttggattgttatttttaaaagtttttataGAAAGATGTACTGTAACAATTtgttatatgtgaaataaaaagatgattgaaaaatgtgctCACGAAAAACGTAAAATTTTTTTAgtgaaaaatcacaatccaaaagTACATTTTGGAAATATCacatttttcattcattttttatcCCCATATATCAAATAGTTACAgtacatttttctataaaattttctaaaatagcaatccaaacgggcCAGAGAAACAACATATTTTAGAAAACGGAGAAGCTTTTAATTGCAAATTATCTTTCTAACCTTCATTGCAAACTACTTCCTATTTTATTTCCTAAATAATCGTTGCTAACTCCTTTCtaaccaataaaaaaaaatgatgaaaagtttTTTGAACTGGAGATGATATAATGCACTCGCCTTTTCAATAATTATTTGACTACATTTTCTTAATTAACTATGAAAGACAAATAATCACACAATTCCACGCATGATAGCCTTTCGTGTtcataagaataaaaaaattactatgtACAAGAA is drawn from Coffea arabica cultivar ET-39 chromosome 1c, Coffea Arabica ET-39 HiFi, whole genome shotgun sequence and contains these coding sequences:
- the LOC140005957 gene encoding uncharacterized protein produces the protein MSSPSRNTSVRFMGHGGRISGFRGESQGLRAELSSTLKNLKFMQRVAQKEDKTKKEEEEKELVPDGNFPSRSGSQKCVIIMEGDPQPGAIRGRMSFLNFNPSIDKLNDEASNSLQPEAPSTSSGIERETNTDRGDGSPQVGLENEELENSSCGSNADLK